Proteins from one Chroococcidiopsis sp. CCMEE 29 genomic window:
- a CDS encoding DUF6391 domain-containing protein, with the protein MTTSASANTNKYPLDFFNFDSLASQPIQDADLIKQLPFIPGLKEFLMLRQIHALEHATVWILSESKSAALSTAKARQVDNELLGGLSTDQGFYLYGQVDKTELQRAVRIALQRLTSGEWGLAVHPRCGTNLSVTMLLTFGLAVGFHLLLPRGPIEQIVGLGAAAMTAAQLAPDLGILAQQYVTTAIPFNLAIEDITVTRDVWGRSAHFVQVQWRE; encoded by the coding sequence ATGACAACCTCTGCTTCTGCAAACACTAACAAGTATCCCCTCGACTTTTTTAACTTTGATTCGCTTGCATCTCAACCCATACAAGATGCTGACTTAATTAAGCAGCTGCCTTTTATCCCAGGATTAAAAGAATTCTTGATGCTGAGGCAGATTCATGCTCTGGAACATGCCACAGTTTGGATTTTAAGTGAGTCTAAAAGCGCTGCTTTGAGTACAGCAAAAGCTCGCCAGGTGGACAATGAATTATTAGGCGGTCTGTCTACTGACCAAGGATTCTACCTCTATGGTCAGGTGGATAAGACCGAATTGCAGCGTGCAGTTCGCATAGCCTTACAGCGTCTTACTAGTGGCGAGTGGGGTTTGGCTGTGCATCCTCGTTGTGGGACAAACTTATCTGTAACGATGCTGCTGACATTTGGACTTGCTGTGGGGTTCCATTTGCTCTTACCACGAGGACCAATTGAGCAAATTGTCGGTTTAGGTGCGGCGGCAATGACGGCGGCTCAACTTGCCCCAGACTTGGGTATTTTAGCTCAGCAGTATGTCACAACTGCCATTCCTTTTAATCTAGCAATTGAAGACATTACGGTGACGCGTGATGTTTGGGGGCGATCAGCTCATTTTGTGCAGGTGCAATGGCGCGAATAG
- a CDS encoding 3-isopropylmalate dehydratase large subunit → MGMTLTEKVLARASGRSVVEPGDNIWVDVDVLMTHDVCGPGTIGVFKREFGADAKVWNPEKIVLIPDHYIFTADERANRNVDILREFAQEQGIKYFYDITDRTNFKANPDYKGVCHIALAQEGHTRPGEVLFGTDSHTCNAGAFGQFATGIGNTDAGFIMGTGKLLIKVPATMRFVLDGEMPDYLLAKDLILQIIGDISVAGATYRTMEFAGETVQRLTMEERMTLCNMAIEAGGKNGTIAADETTFEYVRARTNKQFQPVYTDADAKFYSDRHYDVSKLEPVVAQPHSPDNRALARECSDVKVDRVYIGSCTGGKTEDFVNAARILKGHQVKVPTYLVPATQKVYEDLFTQKYDGQTLSEIFLQAGCIEPAAPSCAACLGGPKDTFGRMNTPEVCVSTTNRNFPGRMGDKTAQIYLASPYTAAASALTGYVTDPREFLS, encoded by the coding sequence ATGGGTATGACCCTCACCGAAAAAGTTTTGGCTAGAGCGTCTGGTCGGTCTGTTGTCGAACCGGGGGACAATATCTGGGTTGATGTTGATGTATTAATGACCCATGATGTTTGCGGTCCCGGCACTATCGGCGTATTCAAGCGCGAGTTTGGTGCTGATGCCAAAGTGTGGAACCCAGAAAAAATCGTTCTCATCCCAGACCACTACATTTTCACTGCCGACGAACGCGCCAACCGCAACGTTGATATCTTGCGGGAATTTGCCCAAGAGCAAGGGATTAAATACTTTTATGACATCACCGACCGAACTAACTTTAAAGCGAACCCAGATTACAAAGGTGTTTGCCACATTGCTCTAGCGCAAGAAGGTCACACCCGCCCTGGAGAAGTTTTGTTTGGCACCGATTCCCACACTTGTAACGCTGGTGCTTTCGGTCAGTTTGCCACCGGAATTGGTAACACTGATGCTGGTTTCATTATGGGTACCGGGAAGTTACTGATTAAAGTCCCCGCGACAATGCGCTTTGTGCTTGATGGAGAAATGCCAGATTACTTGCTGGCGAAGGATCTGATTCTACAAATCATTGGTGATATTAGCGTTGCTGGGGCGACTTACCGCACAATGGAATTTGCTGGGGAAACCGTACAGCGACTAACAATGGAAGAACGGATGACGCTGTGTAATATGGCGATCGAAGCTGGTGGAAAAAACGGCACTATTGCTGCCGATGAAACCACTTTTGAGTATGTCCGCGCTCGTACTAATAAGCAGTTTCAGCCAGTCTATACTGATGCTGATGCTAAGTTTTATAGCGATCGCCACTACGATGTCTCAAAATTAGAGCCAGTCGTTGCCCAACCCCACTCCCCAGATAATCGCGCTTTGGCTCGTGAATGCAGCGATGTTAAAGTTGACCGGGTTTACATCGGCTCTTGCACTGGCGGTAAAACTGAGGACTTTGTAAATGCTGCCCGCATCCTCAAAGGGCATCAGGTGAAGGTTCCCACCTACCTAGTACCTGCAACTCAAAAAGTCTACGAAGACCTGTTTACGCAAAAGTATGACGGGCAAACGCTGTCGGAGATTTTCCTCCAAGCAGGCTGTATTGAACCAGCAGCCCCATCCTGTGCAGCTTGCCTGGGTGGTCCAAAAGATACTTTTGGGCGGATGAATACACCAGAGGTTTGTGTATCTACTACCAACCGCAATTTTCCCGGTCGGATGGGTGACAAAACAGCCCAGATTTATCTGGCTTCGCCATATACAGCTGCTGCATCAGCACTCACAGGGTATGTGACCGACCCCCGCGAATTTCTGAGTTAA
- a CDS encoding NAD(P)H-quinone oxidoreductase subunit O — MAVKKGDMVRAVREKLENSLEANASDPRFPPYLFETKGEVLDIKGDYALVVFGQVPTPNVWLRVDQLEPFK; from the coding sequence ATGGCTGTCAAAAAAGGTGATATGGTTCGCGCTGTCCGTGAAAAGTTGGAAAACAGTCTGGAAGCAAACGCTAGTGACCCTCGCTTCCCACCCTATCTCTTTGAAACCAAGGGTGAAGTTTTGGATATAAAAGGTGATTATGCACTGGTTGTGTTCGGTCAAGTGCCAACCCCGAACGTTTGGTTGCGTGTCGATCAGCTAGAACCTTTTAAGTAA
- the mdh gene encoding malate dehydrogenase — protein sequence MTIPSLSILHHSPRVTIIGAGKVGSTLAQRIAEKNLADVVLLDVMAGLPQGLALDLMEARGIELHDRQITGTTDYADTADSDVVVITAGLPRKPGMSRDDLIKTNAKIVVEAAREAIAHSPDAILIVVTNPLDVMTYLAWQATQLPRDRVMGMAGVLDSARFQAFIAMELGISPSDVHTMVLGSHGDLMVPLPRYSTVSGVPITELMDAATIERLVERTRHGGAEIVELMQTGSAYFAPASSTSLMVEAILLNQSRLLPVAAYLQGEYGLNDVFIGVPCRLGWDGIENVLELRLTEAEMAALHASAEAVRRNIEQATEMLATVADSNN from the coding sequence ATGACTATCCCTTCTTTATCGATACTGCACCACTCGCCCCGTGTCACTATTATTGGTGCTGGCAAGGTTGGCAGTACTTTGGCTCAGCGGATTGCTGAGAAAAATTTGGCAGATGTGGTTTTGCTGGATGTAATGGCAGGACTGCCCCAAGGTTTAGCGCTTGATTTGATGGAAGCAAGGGGCATTGAACTTCACGATCGCCAAATTACTGGCACGACAGACTATGCTGATACGGCTGACTCTGATGTGGTGGTGATTACAGCGGGACTGCCACGCAAACCAGGCATGAGTCGAGATGACTTAATTAAGACAAATGCCAAGATTGTGGTGGAGGCGGCAAGGGAGGCGATCGCTCATTCCCCTGATGCCATTTTAATTGTCGTCACCAATCCCTTAGATGTGATGACTTACCTGGCTTGGCAGGCAACTCAGTTACCACGCGATCGGGTTATGGGCATGGCTGGGGTATTAGACTCTGCCCGATTTCAAGCTTTCATTGCGATGGAATTGGGTATATCACCGTCTGATGTCCACACAATGGTGCTGGGAAGCCACGGAGATTTAATGGTGCCCTTGCCCCGTTACTCTACCGTCAGTGGAGTTCCGATTACAGAATTGATGGATGCGGCAACGATTGAGCGTTTGGTGGAGAGAACTCGTCATGGTGGAGCGGAAATTGTCGAACTGATGCAGACAGGCAGTGCCTATTTTGCCCCAGCATCTTCTACTTCTCTGATGGTGGAAGCAATTTTACTGAATCAGTCGCGGCTATTGCCAGTAGCAGCTTATCTCCAAGGCGAATACGGTTTAAATGATGTTTTTATTGGGGTTCCATGCCGCTTGGGATGGGACGGGATTGAGAATGTGCTGGAACTAAGGCTGACTGAGGCGGAAATGGCGGCACTTCACGCCTCAGCTGAAGCAGTGCGGCGAAATATTGAGCAGGCAACTGAAATGCTCGCAACTGTGGCTGACTCGAATAATTAA
- a CDS encoding photosystem I reaction center subunit IV — protein sequence MVERGSKVRILREESYWFQDVGIVASVDKSGIRYPVIVRFERLNYAGVNTNNFAPEELIEVEKPAPKEKKAVLSGAGGRTPTDERVRRTGSGQLTDTKDSAQQEAAGDSPIVEGAGNQGTESR from the coding sequence ATGGTTGAACGTGGTTCGAAAGTGCGGATCCTCCGTGAAGAATCCTACTGGTTTCAAGATGTAGGAATCGTTGCTTCTGTTGACAAAAGTGGTATTCGTTACCCAGTAATTGTCCGCTTTGAACGCCTGAACTATGCTGGCGTTAATACGAATAACTTTGCCCCGGAAGAACTGATAGAAGTTGAAAAACCAGCGCCCAAGGAGAAAAAGGCAGTGCTGTCTGGTGCCGGTGGCAGAACTCCTACGGACGAACGCGTCCGCAGGACGGGTAGTGGACAATTAACCGACACCAAGGATAGCGCCCAACAAGAGGCTGCGGGTGATAGCCCAATCGTAGAAGGTGCTGGCAATCAGGGGACTGAGTCACGCTAA
- a CDS encoding DNA-formamidopyrimidine glycosylase codes for MPELPEVETVRRGLNQVTLDQEITGGDVLLNRTIAYPLSMEEFLAGVKGSAITHWHRRGKYLLAELSKERGQGSGVRGQEESTEATPIQNPKSKIQNLLTPSLAGCLGVHLRMTGQLLWLHRDDPLHKHTRVRLFFADERELRFVDQRTFGQMWWVPPRSVTENVITGLGKLGPDPFSADFSVEFLARKLQNRRPIKNALLDQSVVAGLGNIYADEALFRSGVQPETVCTDLTQQQIERLRTAVIEVLAASIAAGGTTFSNFLNVQGINGNYGGVAWVYNRAGEPCRVCSTPIQRLRLAGRSAHFCPQCQARGEG; via the coding sequence GTGCCTGAACTGCCTGAAGTTGAAACAGTCCGGCGGGGTCTCAATCAAGTGACCCTGGACCAAGAAATTACGGGTGGGGATGTGTTGCTTAATCGCACCATTGCCTACCCGCTTTCTATGGAAGAGTTTTTAGCTGGAGTAAAGGGGAGTGCGATCACCCACTGGCACCGTCGCGGGAAATATCTCCTAGCAGAACTATCTAAAGAAAGGGGTCAGGGGTCAGGGGTCAGGGGTCAGGAGGAGAGTACAGAAGCAACTCCAATCCAAAATCCAAAATCCAAAATCCAAAATCTCCTCACCCCCTCACTTGCTGGCTGCTTAGGTGTCCATCTGCGGATGACTGGTCAACTGTTGTGGCTACATCGAGATGATCCGTTGCACAAACATACGCGAGTGCGACTGTTTTTTGCAGATGAACGTGAGTTGCGCTTTGTCGATCAGCGAACCTTCGGTCAGATGTGGTGGGTACCACCGAGATCTGTAACTGAAAACGTCATTACCGGATTAGGGAAACTGGGACCCGATCCCTTTTCAGCTGATTTTTCCGTCGAGTTTTTAGCTAGAAAACTGCAAAATCGTCGCCCAATTAAGAATGCTTTACTGGATCAATCAGTTGTAGCAGGATTAGGCAACATCTACGCCGATGAAGCGCTATTTCGTAGTGGAGTGCAGCCAGAAACGGTCTGTACAGATTTAACACAGCAGCAAATTGAGCGTTTGCGAACTGCTGTTATTGAGGTCTTAGCGGCAAGTATTGCGGCTGGTGGTACGACTTTTAGTAACTTTTTGAATGTTCAGGGTATCAACGGTAATTATGGCGGTGTTGCGTGGGTTTATAATCGCGCTGGTGAACCGTGTCGCGTCTGCTCTACACCCATTCAGCGCCTGAGATTGGCTGGGCGATCGGCGCACTTCTGCCCGCAGTGTCAAGCGAGGGGCGAGGGGTGA
- a CDS encoding carbohydrate kinase, translating to MSNARVLCFGEILFDRLADQVGRSLEQVESWTPYPGGAPANVACALVKLGTPAGFIGCVGEDEPGDALVKLLQAVGVDTTGVQRHPTAPTRQIDVVRTESGDRIFAGFSGHDTTEFADTRLQASQLPVGLFEAADFLVLGTLELAYPDSSDSVHKALQLAEQYDVKVLLDVNWRPVFWPNPETAPETIKKLFKQIDFLKLSKEEAELLFKTTDPGAINYRLDSVEGVLVTDGEHGCAYCLSENEGNVPAFAVPVVDTTGAGDSFVAGFIHQLCQIGIHCLADPQMAKKVVTYANTVGALTTMKPGAIASQPTAAEVEAFLNSHP from the coding sequence ATGAGCAATGCTCGCGTGCTTTGCTTTGGTGAAATTTTGTTTGATCGTTTAGCGGATCAAGTTGGACGATCGCTCGAACAAGTCGAATCCTGGACACCTTATCCAGGTGGTGCACCGGCAAATGTTGCCTGCGCCTTAGTCAAGCTAGGCACCCCGGCTGGATTCATCGGCTGTGTGGGTGAGGATGAACCGGGGGATGCACTGGTAAAACTCTTGCAAGCAGTGGGTGTAGATACAACAGGTGTGCAGCGCCATCCCACCGCACCGACGCGGCAAATTGATGTGGTGCGAACAGAATCGGGCGATCGCATCTTTGCCGGATTCAGCGGTCATGACACCACGGAGTTTGCTGATACACGACTCCAAGCATCTCAGTTACCAGTTGGGCTGTTTGAAGCAGCCGATTTTCTGGTTTTGGGTACGCTGGAACTTGCCTATCCCGACAGCAGCGATAGCGTCCACAAAGCCCTACAACTAGCAGAACAGTACGATGTCAAGGTTTTACTGGATGTGAACTGGCGACCCGTCTTTTGGCCTAACCCGGAAACAGCTCCTGAGACGATCAAGAAACTATTTAAGCAAATTGACTTTCTCAAACTCTCAAAAGAAGAAGCAGAATTGCTATTTAAAACCACTGATCCAGGGGCAATTAATTACCGCCTCGATTCTGTAGAGGGGGTGCTAGTAACAGATGGAGAGCATGGCTGTGCCTATTGCCTCTCTGAAAATGAAGGCAATGTGCCTGCTTTCGCAGTTCCAGTTGTAGATACCACTGGAGCAGGAGATAGCTTTGTAGCTGGATTCATTCATCAGCTATGCCAAATAGGAATTCACTGTCTTGCCGATCCACAAATGGCTAAAAAGGTTGTGACTTACGCTAATACAGTGGGAGCATTAACCACGATGAAGCCAGGAGCGATCGCCTCTCAACCTACCGCTGCTGAAGTCGAAGCTTTTCTAAACTCACACCCCTAG
- a CDS encoding helix-turn-helix transcriptional regulator, producing the protein MAGGESQNPVSLSERELQIIDLVAAGLTNQEIAEKLEISKRTVDNHISNILTKTATDNRVSLVRWALQWGKVCLDNVNCCSLPINPIKSDNLIS; encoded by the coding sequence ATGGCTGGGGGCGAGTCTCAAAACCCTGTTTCCCTCTCAGAGCGAGAGCTGCAAATTATTGACCTAGTTGCAGCTGGCTTAACGAATCAGGAAATAGCCGAAAAGTTGGAAATTAGCAAGCGTACCGTGGATAACCATATCAGTAATATTCTGACCAAGACAGCTACGGATAACCGCGTATCTCTTGTCAGGTGGGCTTTGCAGTGGGGTAAAGTTTGCTTGGATAATGTTAATTGCTGCTCCCTACCCATCAATCCTATTAAGAGCGATAATTTAATTTCTTAG